AAGGTTAAGATGGCCCACACTAGGAGTGTAGGTGGAAGGCTTAACATGATGGCGTGGCCGTATAGGCCAAGATATCGATGTTGAACATTATGCATATACGTGAACTGAAACAGTAGATGGTTAGACACCCTCGATAGTTGTGTAGAGGTAAACCATACAGAGTCTGCTGTTGATGTATTTGCCTGATGTCTCCATATTGAAAAGACACCAACAATGATACTTCCGAGGGAGGCGAACGTAGAGATTGTCGCTGACACCTGAGCGCCTTCTGGTATCCCTTCTACTGCCAAAAACCCAACAGTGGCTCTAAAAGTGCAATTTCAGGTGTATGAAAATAAACACCAAGATGGGTACATACGAAAGAAGCACGGTTGACTGTATCACCCAAGCCAAAATTATCAGTTATCGAGAAAGAGGTTGTATATTGGGGTGCTTACAATGAGTAGGAAATGAGAGTATTCTCGGACCAACCGCTCAATGTAATTTTCCCAATTTTTTTGTACGCTGCTCAGTCGCCCCCGATACTCACTTGTCATCTGTAGATCAAATAAATCCAATGATAAAGTTACAGTTAAATAGTCAAAGTTTATACCTTGACATGCGCCCTGTAGGTATGTGGAATGCCAAAACATAGTACGTTGATGACGAACATCAATATTCCCAAGAGTACAGGTGGAGGTTGATATGCAGCATGGCTGGGGGCCAATTTTTCCCTTCTGAAAGCTTGAGACTCCTTCTGGGTCAATTGTCCCCAGTTCTCAGCGTCGCGATAACTGCACACTTCTCGTAAAAGCCAAGCTAAAAACACAGTCTTTGCTATTGACTTTTCGTTTTCTGGACCTGGATTACAGAAGTTTTGCAGTAAGTTATTGTATTTGAACCATACCCAGAGAAACGTACGGGATATCTCTTTAACAACACGAGAGAGTTCTTCACACTCCAGCTTGGAGAATGGGACGGTACTTCTTTGGCCAGAGATAAGGTTATCTGTCTGTAACATGAGATTTTATATGAGCAATATTCTGTCTTGAAAATTTGACAGGCATCGTACATAGAACCAGGTCAAGGAGTCGAACGCGTCTTCTATCGCTCTGGGTGGTGTTGTGACATGAGAAGGATGGTTCCAAAGATAATTCCAGTAAAGGCGGCGACATCTGTTTACTGTATCCGCACAGAGTATGGTTTAGTTAACGTGTTCATGGTCAAAAGAAATTATTTCGAACATCTTTGAGGTCCCAACAGGCAGGAATTATCACCCATGACATCTGCAATTTCATAGGAAGCAACACAGTGCTTGTGGTTGATTGTAAGATTGAAAGTAGCGATTCCTCCGTTGTTTCCTTTGAATTTGTCTGCGATCTTTTGGGCTTGCACATGAAGGTGGACCTCCATCCCTTCCGTCAGTTCTGACAATGGGTAGCCCAGGTAGCTTTGTCTTGTTATCTCAAGGATACCAGGAAGACGTATATTGTGATCGGCGACAACTTTCAGTGTATGGTTGTAGAAATAGACCCAGCCCTTGGTGTTACGATCAAGCAGGGTCAGTAGAGACCAAGGCGCTTAGTATACGCATACCTGAGGGTGGACACACATTGTCCAACCTTCAGGAATAGCCAACGTTTCTTCCTGAATGGTCGAGAAGCAGCGATCATCTCTGACGAACTTGACTTCAATATAAGAATTTCCAGATTATCATATTGTTCACTTACACACCACCAAGAGAAAAGAGGGTACTAGAGCGAGACACATCGTCCATTTTGGCACCCAATGTGGGCTCTCCGCTGTAAGTGTATGGTGGAGAGAAGCCCGGAGCAGGATCTGACATTCTGACTACGAACAAGTGATGGTTTCTCAAAGAATGTCAATGAGAGGCAAATCAAGTTGTATCTAATTTTGGAGCACATTGACACAAGGAAAGCGCGATGGCGATGCTGCTACACCCGTGTATATAGGAAAATCGCGTTCTCTGACCTTGGCAAACGAGCACTCACTGTCGTATTCAGTGAGACCGTCAAATTAGCCTCGCAGATAAAACAGAGAAAAGCATGTATTTAGCAGAGTACTTGTGTAGTGCAGTTTGGGTGCGGTCAGTCCAAGTTAGGTCACTGGTCCTGAGCCTTGAAATGGTGACACAGCCACATAAGTGACTGAACAAGAAGCGCGTCTCAATCTTGTTGATCATCCCTCACCATGAGTTTCTTCGGCAACAACACAGGTGGTGGTATCTTTGGCAATGCCGCCAACAACTCCAACACTTCCAACGCTACAACGACGCCCAATATTTTTGGAGGTGAGCGCATTACGTTTGCAACTATACTAGCACCGACTTACCGTTTGAATAACGCCTGCAGGTGGCACTGGCGGTGGCATATTTGGTGGTGGCGCGTCATCAAATACAACTggtggaaacatatttggAGGTGCGAGCAACACGCAGCCAAGTACACCAGCGCCTAGCGGTGGTTTATTTGGAGGAGGTGCGAATACGACTACAACACCTGCGCCCGCAACTGGTGGACTGTTCGGCAACACTCAAAACAATACCACATCCACTCCAGCACAACCAGCTAGCCTATTCAGCGTGAATAACCCCAATCCCCCTGCTGCTGGTACCGGTTTGTTTGGCTCAACAAACACTACGACGCCTGCCCCTGCGGCATCCACAGGAGGGTTATTTGGAAGTACCACAACCAATACAACACCTTCAACTGGCGGTATTTTCGGGGCAGCAAACAATACATCAAATCCTACCACAACTACATCAGCTAATGCCTCATCTGCCGCTCCCGCATCACTTTTTAGCGTGAAACCTGGGCAGAGCCGTTGAGTGCCATTTTCAATTTCACTTTCACTTTTCTATTATTTATCTATAACATCTTCAGTGTTCGGTCAACCCAGTACCACTACCCCAACTAACACGGCTGGAACACCAGCTACATCTTCCGCTGCACCTGCCGCTGGTGGAATTTTTGGTCTGCCCCCCAAACCTGCGACCACTGGTGCTACCCCCACCGCAAATCTTTTTGGCCAGAAGCCTACTACGACTCCGGAAGCATCCAATGCCAACAAGGATACACCTGCGCCTGCTAGTAAGCAACCCAGTTTCTACACCCTCTCCAAGTATTTTCTGACTGTAGTTAAAGCATCTAATATATTTGGTGCATTCGGCGCAAATAAAACTACATCTGCCCCTACCCGTGAGAAGCGCATACAagcatttttctttttgtcgtTACTGAATCTTGAAATTCAGCAGGGGGTGGTTTATTTGGTGGATCTAGTAGCAAAGAGGGCGAAAAAAAGGACTCTGCTGCTCCAGGTAGGTTTTGTCTGAAAAAATCGTCCCTCGTAAAGCTTACACTTCTATCAGCCGCACCATCGCCTTTCGGTCTTTTTGGAGGTTCCAAACCAGCTgaaaagaaggaggagaCACCAACTTCGACGACTGAAAAGAAAGACGCTCCTGGTAGGCGTTACTTAGCCTTGCAAGATATTTATGGACAAAAACTGAAATGAATGCTGTAAGCCACAAATACCACGGCAGCTACCGCGTCCATTGCTATTGCACCTCCATCAATGCTGAGAGGCAAATCCCTTGAAGAAATTGTCAATAGGTGGACTTCAGACCTGGAAACCCACAAGGCTGCCTTCAACAAATACGCTGCAGAAGTAGCCGTTTGGGATCGTGCTTTGATTGAAAACGGCAACAATGTAAGAATGGGTATATATTCTTCTGTGACTCTGTTACTCAGATATTGTATGTTAGATTGCTGCCCTCTACAGCCACATTCTAGCCGCTGAAAGGCAACAAAATGACATTAACGAATCGCTCGATCATAtcgagcagcagcagaaggaTCTTGCTTCTACCTTGGACGCGTACGAGAAAATCTCGCAAGACATACTTGGTGGTCAACTCAGAACGCTCGACACCGGCCCTGCCGACAACGAGCGTGATCAAAAGTAAGCTTGTTTTCCTTCCTTTATGTTCTGATCGCCTTTATAATGCATAAAAACCAGTTACATGCTCGCAACGGACCTTCATACCCATCTTGACGACCTATCAGGCTCCCTTACACAAATGATCGAGTCAGTAAATGCTCTTTCAATAGCCTCGAAACCAACCGATTCGGCGGACGACCCCATGTCGCAAATCTCGCAGATTCTGAGTAGCCATCTGGAGAGTCTGCAGTGGATAGATGGTGCTGTTCGCGAGGTCGAGAACAAAACTAACGAGGTGGAACAACGTATCAAGGAATCGGGGCATAATTTGTCAGGTCCTGGAAATAAATCAAGAGGATTTGGCCTTAATCGTTAGTTTAGTACTCCCATCTTGTATCTTGCAAACCTGTATAGCCTTATCGCTTCCATTATCATCTTTTGTTGTCTTGTTTCGAAAATATGTATTCTTACAAAATTACGACAATGCACGTAAAACGATGCGAGTAAGTATTGCTAATTGAGTACAGTGGTATGCAGTAAATAAAAATGAACAAGACAAGAAATTGGAAGGCGTCTACAACACACTGTATCTGCCCATCGTAGCTGTTGGATTACGCATCTCTGCTTGCAAGGCAGCTGCTGAAGCTTCGATGAGCAACCTTTTGATTTCCCTGACGGCTTGCTCGACCTTAAATTGTCGGTATCAGCAACATTGTTCGTTGGTTGACAACTGGTCAGACTTACCCTGAATTCCTCATTAGATTCAATGAGAAGATGAAGTTTGGGGGGTCCTTCAGGAGGGGGTTCCTTTCCATGTTCATAGTAGATACCCTTATTGGTAACCGAAGCACCAGTCATATCGATGAGCTGCAGGTAAATTTTCAGTAAATGCGTACTTCAAGcagattttgaagagaaCACGAACCTGTACCATGGTCTCCTTGTTAGTAACACGCCAACGAGCTTTTTGAGGATAATCGTTGATGGGTATGATGGCATGGAAATCGGTTGAATCGGGGTTCGCCTTTCGAGAAGCGCCAGATTCTTCTGCCTGCAGCTGGGACTGTAACACCAACTTGGACGCGCGCATTTGGGCATTGAGTTTTGCGACAACACTGAGAGCTTGTTTGTGCGCGGCAGTGTCCTTGCCGGCCCTTGCGGCGGCTTCTTCTGCTGCACGCATCTGGCTTTGgattttctcttcctctttggCATGGGCGAGCCTGCGTGCAGCCGCAACAGCACCGCCAACTCCGAGGAGACCCTTTGATGAATCGGGAGCAGGGCCACGTTTGATCTCGACTTTGAAGTTTCCAAAGGTCATGTCATCAGTGCTCGCGGCGACAGCCTTCACcgccacttcttctgcagaagatatcttctcttcttcggcGCCAGTAGGTTCACCGTAGGCCTTGCGCTCGGCCTTTTCTCTGGCGTCGCGCTCCTTGTCCAACCTATCGAGACCCTTGCCACCAAACCCAGAACCGGCAGCTTGAGCCTTTCCGGATTTAACTTTGTCCAAGAATCCTGAGGTTCAAGATAAACACAAGTAATCGAACAATAGAATATAGCAGAAACTCACCATTGGATAGATCTTCAAGGTCTTTCGGTACCGTAACGTTACTAGCTTTGAGAGCACGATAAATATCAACCGAATATCGTTCTTGCTCGGGGGTAACAAAAGTAACGCAAGTTCCTTTGTTGCCCGCACGGCCTGTTCGTCCTGCGCGATGGACATAATCTTCCATGTGATTGGGACAATCATAGTTGATGACTAGTTTGAGTTGCTTAACATCCAAACCACGGGCAGCAACGGAAGTAGCAATGACAATGGGGACAACTCCAGATTTGAAATCTGCGATGGTTGAATCGCGGTCGACCTGGTCTTTGCCGCCGTGCAAGGACATGCACAGGTAACCCTTGCGCATAAGCTCACGAAGCAGATTATCAGCAGCCTCTTGGCGATCGACAAACACTAACGTTCTGCATTCCGGGTCCTCGTTATACATCTGGCCCAATATCTCGAGTAACCTATTGAACTTTGTCTCCTCCGAGCGCACCTCGACGATTTGTTCGATTTCGGCTGCGACAACAGAACGTCCACCCACAGTAATCTCGAGTGGTTTTCGGAGAATTTTTCGGGCAAGCGAGTCCATTTGCTTTGGGAATGTGGCCGAAAAGAGTACCGTTTGTCTGTCAGGCCGTATGTTATTGACGATTTTCATCACCTGGGGTTCGAACCCCATGTCAAACATACGATCAGCCTCATCCAATACGACATAAGTAACCCTCTTCAGGTTGGTAACGCGTCCTGAATTTGCAGTCAAAAGGTCAATCATGCGACCAGGGGTACAGACGATAATTTCCGCCCCCTTTTTAAGTTCCGCGATCTGATCTTTGATAGGAGAACCTCCATAAGCGCAAACAGCCTGACATCATTGTTGTAAGTAAAGAGAAGGGTGGACTTTGATTAGGAATTACTCACCCGTAGATTAAGAACCTTCAAGAAGGGCTTGCACTCTCGATGAATCTGGACAGCTAATTCACGAGTCGGAGTCATGATAACTGCAAGAGGACCTTCCATTTGTTCTAAAGGTCGTTGATCTTTAATGTGACGGAATAAAGGCAGCAAAAATGCTATAGTTTTTCCTGAACCCGTTTTAGCCACGCCAATAACATCACGCCCTGACATGATTGCCGGTATGGCCTGCGCCTGGATCGAAGTAGGGGCTGTGTAGTTGAGCCTTTTAATTACCTCAAGACTAATTTGAAATACTCAGAAGATGAAAGGGAACATAACGCGGATACATACCAATTAGCAGGTAGACCAAAATGACTCCATTTCGTGACCGGTTTCGGACAATCGAGACCACGGATTTTGATACCATCAAGTTCAAGTCGGAGAAGTTCAGCATCGTCCTCCGACATAGCTGCGATATCTGGCGGAGGCACGTAGAACTCTTTACGAAATGGCTCGTAATGGACTCGAGAGTGATCAACGGTAGCCagttctttctttttggcctTTTTGGCTGCAAGAGCGAGAATATCTTCGGGGTTGAGCTCAGTGGCGTCGAGTTCATCAGGCACAGCAGTTTCAGTTTCATCCTCAGCGCCATCTTCAGCCATCCTTTCATCGAGCCTTATTCTTGAGCGACCACCCGTTGACTGGGCAAACTTCTGCATATCTTGCATATTGACTTTCTTGACCTCCTGTTTAACCTCATTCATAAACGCGTCCAACgggtcctcttcttcttcctcaactTCCATTGCGtccttggctttggctttcaGGGCTTGGTCCATGCGATTcgcctcttcatcgtcgtcgtcaactTCTAAATCGCCGACCCCcgcttcatcttccaccatGGTCATGTCAATCGCTGGCATGTCGCCCAATGTTTCGAGTTTTCGTTTTGATTCTACAGAGTCATCTAGAGCAGTGACGAGGGCCTTGGAAGGGTTTGCAAAGTCTGGCTTAAGAGGGAGTCCTTTAAGGCCCAAACCATTAAGAGCAGAACGATTTAATTGACCGGGAGCCTTTGTAGTGGCCGCGGGAGGTACCGCTGGTGCTGAGAATGGATCAAGTGGTGTGAAATCATGCGTACATGTGATATGTATTCAAAACTCACCAGGCATGGATTTGCCCGCCAGAGCCatggctttggctttggcttcATCGAGAGCTTTCTTTGCCTCACGCTCTTTTTTCCAAGCCTCAAGCTTGGCTCTTTTTGCCCTGATCTTTTCGTCCTCTGGAGGGGGCGTTGCAACTGGCTCTGCTGGTGCTGCCGGACGGGGTGGAGAAGGTCTTCGTTcgcgagagcgagagcgtCTTCTATCGTCTCTATACGAGTCTCTTCGTCTGTCGTCGCGATATCTGTCATCCCGGTATCTGTCCCTGTCTTTGTCTCTATGACGGTCGCGGTCGCGGTccctgtctctgtctctgtcccGGTCGTCGTCGTATCTTGACCGTCCATTGGAGGACCGCTGGGTGCTGCTGCGCCTAGTTGGCGACGGAGAGCGAGGTGAGCGATGGGATTGTCTTACCCTTTTGTTTGGCGTCTCTGGAGAGATGGATCTATCTCTGCGAGCCATGTGTTTTGAAAGAGGTAGTGgtgagaaggaggaggtggaggtgaaCAAGTCACTTGTGACAGGTCACCCTGGCCGCCAAATTCGTATTTGCTCATGTTTACTCTGATGGCTCTTAGGGGCGCGTTGATCGGCTATGGGCTACGAGTCGCTGACTTGGTCAGACAACTCTCCACTCTTCCTTCACTTCAAAATGCCCGCAGATATTCTTGATCCCTCTGCTATTATATCGTCGCTACCAACCCTTCTTCCTCCCAATAGCAAGTCTCTTACCTCGCCCCAGGATGCTATAGCCGCTCTTCTTCACAGTGCTCTGACTGCATTGGCATTTCGCTTGATTGCTGTCGACGAATCTTCCACGGGTGCAAATCTTTCTTCTAGTGTTTTGCCTGATCACTGGAACAAATCTGGTCCGGGAAACTATACTCTCAAGTATAGACACGATCAGAGCAGTCTCGAGTTCGTGGTCAAGCTCTCCAAGCTTGGAACGCGAACCTTAATTAACGCCATCGCCCTTGAGGTTAGCCGATCACTGTCCTGATCTTTTCTCGCATCTGACCTGAGCTTAGAGTGATCGAGTAGCCACTCTTGATATATGCACTAACGACTTCACATCTCCTTCATTTTATCCCTATAATCTCGACGCCCCTGACGCATCACCTCTGGTCCATGGATACATCTCATCTAACCGAGTGGCTGACCTCTTGTCTCAGTTGAAGCTTAAGATTATTCAGAAGTTAGTACCTGGCTTGCAGAAAGAAGGCTATACAGAAGAAACAGATTCATCTGCAGGCTCTTCTTCGAGCGCCAATCCTCCATCCCGGGATCCTACTGCTCCTCGACCTCGTCCTGAATCACCACCTGATGCACCAGGCCGTTATCCATATTATCCTCAATCGGCCATCCCTCGAAATCCCCTGGAAATAGGCAGAAGAGACTTGGATCCTTTCCCAGCAAATCCATTTGCTCCCCCCTCCTTGTTTCCTCAGCATGGAGGTGATGGTATGTTTGTAGGTCCGGAGCACCCCATCTTTGGCATAGGTAGGGGAGACAACTCACCTCTCAGAGGACCCTGGGGCGGTGATGGATATCTTCCTCCGATGGGCGCCCCTCCAGGCGCTCGATTCGATCCCGTTGGTCCTGGTTTCCCTAATAGAGGACCGGGTCCATTTGGTGGACCTTTTTCCGGTAGTGGGAGAGGGAGACGCCCAGAAAATCCTGACAATGACGAGTTTATGCCTCCCGGGATGGTAAGTTCCAAGTTCATTGACATTATTACTTTCTCCACGACGCTCATTGGGTTCCAGGGAGACATGTTCATGTAAGTCAGGTTCGCAAATGTGGTCTATTTTTTCCACAGCGTTGTCCGTGTATATAGCTATGTTTTGTTGCTCCACTTTAAATCTCATACGATGTGCTGCTGTGTTGCTCTGTGCTTATTTAAGTTCAATGCGGGTTTTAAATGCGTAATCTGAAGATGATCCCGGACGAACATGATTGGACGATGATCCAGGAACCCCTGTATCACATTGGTTTGGAGGCCATTCTATTCTCATGCAACTTTTGACACAAAGACATGACTATTTATCACATCGTATGGATAAACCGAGTCAATCTGACGGATTTATATGTCAGGACCACAGCAGAATGTGGAATACAAGTGCAAAATACACACTTCACCGTGGCAAACAGTTCCCGAATAGGCACCTGAGCACGGCAGCTGTCAGATTACTACAAAAGTCGCAGTATTGAGGTTGGACCTTTCCTCCCTTTTCCACAGCACCATCCTCAACCGCTCCTACAGTATACTCACAAATACTACAAATCGATAACATGAATAGGACACCGTCGTCGCCAACGACGCCTGTGCGCCGCAAGAATCCCGTCCTTCCTGGCTTCCGCGCACCACCGCGGCCTAATCAGCGGCCTATTGCGCAAATGACGGTGCGTGAGCTACAGGATCGTCATAATTTCAACGCAAAGCTTTTGGCTTCCCCGTGCGTATTCGACTGAACATCGGATGCATCACGATCGCTAACTTCATATCGATTACTTACAGTGAAGCTTCTACATCTACCTACGCCCAGCGTGTGCTTGCAGAGCAGAGTGAGGTCGAGTCCCGATTACTCGAGCTCAATGGAATGGATGTTATCAACTCCGGACTGCGTAGAACTCGGATCGGAGACGAAGGACCAGCGGGGGATTCTTCGCGCGAACCAACAAGTCGAACACTAGCCGCGAAACAGAAAGCTCTTTCCCAATTCGTTCGTAGCTGTATGGTATCGAAATGCGTTCATGAATTTGATTCCGTGCATATATCTAGGTCAGCAACACCCACAATTCGTCTAGCCATGTTGGTTCTCTCAGTATGCAAGAGGCAATACAACTAGAGCAACAAGCTCATCTACAAGATAAGGAACGGCAGGAACGAATAGCCGAAAAGAGACGGCGTCTTGGATACCCCGTCGAAGGGGAAGTTCTTACTCGACAAGAGAGAGAGGCCCGTGTATGGGCATACTTGTGAATATCATCTCCTTCCGAGCTTCATTTGTAATACTCATTATCTGAGTAGTAACCACAAGCCAACCGAATCCGACATggaggatgacgacgacgacgaagatgacgaagaccCTGCAAGCTGGTTTGAAGACGACCAAGACGATGGTCGGAAAGGTCAGGATATTGTGGAACCAGATATGGAAGACCTATCGGATATAATACGAATCGACGAGAACAAACTGCGGTATGGTTCCTTCTATGAACCTCGCGATGACGGAGACTAAACGTTACAGTCTGTATATTAAATTACAATCCAAACCCTTGCAACAAATAATTGTGACTGTGTGCTTTATTCTAGTTTCATACCTTCAACCTGTGATTTGTTATATCATTTCTTAGCTATGACCCTTTTATTTCTTGACTCAATCATCCTAAGCTCAACCCAAGATGATTATCAGAGATTTTTTCTCAGGTCCATATAACATGCATGTATGTGTACTCATACTATTCTCGATCTGCTTGTGAGAATTTGCCTCATTATCACAGATGAGGGTTGTTTAACATGTTGAACATCTGAGAAGTGGGCAAGGTTTTATTCAAAAAATCACAAACCCAATGGATCACTGCATATCTGACTCTTACTTAACTGATCAACCAGGCAACTAGTTAAGTCCCAACCAAATACCTTGTGGTTTTTCAGGCAAAAACAATATGGATgcacagcagcaacaaacGATTTGAACATAATGAGTATGTAGTGATTGTATATCACGATATTTATTCCATGTTCCGCGGTCATAACAAAGCAACAAAAATGTAATTAATAGTGTGGCGAAACGATGTTGTGCAAGTAATCTAGGTGACAGCGTTGCAGCAAGATAGAAAGCATTTATAAATTGAGTTATATTGATCCGCGAGTGGTGGATTTCAACGAGCGTGTACGGGACAACTTTTGCCACGTTGGAGCCATGATGACAAGCAAgctaaagtaacaaacatggTTAACGATGTGTGACGATTGAGACTCAAAAATTTCGCCTACCGCTGTGGAAGCTGCAGAAGCAACTGAGGCGCGCAACTGTGGAATCTGGAAAGATATACCATATGAGGCGCGATTGTTACATATATTTAAAAATTAACGAACTTTTAGCGAATTCTTCCAGACAGATTACGCCTGTTTCGAAGTCAGACAGATTTGTTTGGGCATTGATATAATGATACTCACATTCCACACCAATCAAAGTACTTTCAGCTGGGAGGTGATACACCAGGTATTTGACTACTTGGCCGAACTGAGATGCACTAGAATCACCCTCAAGGCAACTCTTGACATGAACTTCCTGTGCGTGAGCATCTCCAACTTCATCTAAGTTCTGATTACAAACAGGGCAGCTGAGTGTCACGGTTGATTCAGTTTAAAATTCGAGACCCTTAAAACATGAACATGGTATACTTACTCTGCGAGGTCGCTCAGTTGAGAACTAGACTGCCTTCGGGTCAAAGAGCCAGGAACAGTAAGATGTTCTTGATCAACTACTATGCGCTCCATTGTGCTTGTCCCATGCAGCCTACTAGGAATACTGCTCGTACTTTCTTCGAAGCAAGATTGGCACACCCTGTGACTTGTCGCTGGGGAGACAAAGTCGGGCATTAGAGGATCTTGTACCACATCAGCGGGGTCCAAGATGGCCCTAAAAGATGAACATCTATCGCAAAAGATACGACCACATTTCCGGCAATGCTAAAAAGGTTTAGAGTTTACAAGCAAATAACTTTGAGTAGATGGGCTTACGTGCTGGATGTTTTACTCGATATCAGTAATGAAAAATTGTGACGATTTCACTAACAGATCAACGTACTCGGCGGTTTAAGAAATTGAATCTGCGATGGCATTCTCTACATTGAGTTACTGACTCGTCTCTTTCCCACTGTGCATGAAGCTGACGTGGAGCAGGAGAGTTCCATCGCGATGTGGAAACTTTCTGGGGTGCCTCATGAGTAGGAACGCGAAAGTCCGGTGCTTGTGTGAGCTGAGGTGTAAGGTCAGCAGGGATCCTAGAAACACCGGGTCTGCTGAAATAGTCCGTGCCACTCGAAGACCTTGAAACAGATCTGGACGTTGCCTGGTGGGATGACTGAGGATAATGAAACTCATCGTCAGAGTCACTATCGTCACCATTGTCTGGGTCCTCGTCTGGTTGATCTTCAGTAAAACTAGCAGATAGAAACATAGGTCGGCGCACCGTCATTCGCTATTAGAAGCCCTTTTGCTCCTGCAGAAAGTCGTCGCCGTTCTAGGTCACGACTGTAGGCATTAAGTAATACTTCGGCTTGTACTTTGCGTTCTGGATCTTCGTCGCCTACAAGAACATATAGTCATAGAAAACTGAGTGAAAAATGGATACGCACTAAGTATTCCTTGTCTTAATTCCATAGTGGCTCGTTCCACCTTTGCGATTGCACGACGGACCTCAACAGCAGAACCAGACGTTTCCGCATCCTGTAGTTGATTTCCAACAAGATAACGTGCACGAGCAACATAATCTTGAGCAGATGATAAAAAGGTAGAGGACATTGCACCCATTTCCCGTGCTTCTCCAACATCAGAAGGGCTGAGATGACTATCTTCAACATAGGGGATCAAAGAGCCATCGAAATCTAGATGATACATAGCGCCATCTGGTTCAAGGAAAGCTAGAGGTGGGATATCCAATCGACGGCGCATGATTCGTACCCAACGCTTACGCCGCACCCAGGTGGGTTGAGGTCTACTTTGACTGGAAGAAGATAAGGACTGCCCTCTTCCTGAGTGACCACC
The sequence above is a segment of the Psilocybe cubensis strain MGC-MH-2018 chromosome 4, whole genome shotgun sequence genome. Coding sequences within it:
- a CDS encoding Nucleoporin NSP1 translates to MSFFGNNTGGGIFGNAANNSNTSNATTTPNIFGGGTGGGIFGGGASSNTTGGNIFGGASNTQPSTPAPSGGLFGGGANTTTTPAPATGGLFGNTQNNTTSTPAQPASLFSVNNPNPPAAGTGLFGSTNTTTPAPAASTGGLFGSTTTNTTPSTGGIFGAANNTSNPTTTTSANASSAAPASLFSVKPGQSLFGQPSTTTPTNTAGTPATSSAAPAAGGIFGLPPKPATTGATPTANLFGQKPTTTPEASNANKDTPAPARGGLFGGSSSKEGEKKDSAAPAAPSPFGLFGGSKPAEKKEETPTSTTEKKDAPATNTTAATASIAIAPPSMLRGKSLEEIVNRWTSDLETHKAAFNKYAAEVAVWDRALIENGNNIAALYSHILAAERQQNDINESLDHIEQQQKDLASTLDAYEKISQDILGGQLRTLDTGPADNERDQNYMLATDLHTHLDDLSGSLTQMIESVNALSIASKPTDSADDPMSQISQILSSHLESLQWIDGAVREVENKTNEVEQRIKESGHNLSGPGNKSRGFGLNR
- a CDS encoding Pre-mRNA-processing ATP-dependent RNA helicase PRP5, encoding MARRDRSISPETPNKRVRQSHRSPRSPSPTRRSSTQRSSNGRSRYDDDRDRDRDRDRDRDRHRDKDRDRYRDDRYRDDRRRDSYRDDRRRSRSRERRPSPPRPAAPAEPVATPPPEDEKIRAKRAKLEAWKKEREAKKALDEAKAKAMALAGKSMPAPAVPPAATTKAPGQLNRSALNGLGLKGLPLKPDFANPSKALVTALDDSVESKRKLETLGDMPAIDMTMVEDEAGVGDLEVDDDDEEANRMDQALKAKAKDAMEVEEEEEDPLDAFMNEVKQEVKKVNMQDMQKFAQSTGGRSRIRLDERMAEDGAEDETETAVPDELDATELNPEDILALAAKKAKKKELATVDHSRVHYEPFRKEFYVPPPDIAAMSEDDAELLRLELDGIKIRGLDCPKPVTKWSHFGLPANCLEVIKRLNYTAPTSIQAQAIPAIMSGRDVIGVAKTGSGKTIAFLLPLFRHIKDQRPLEQMEGPLAVIMTPTRELAVQIHRECKPFLKVLNLRAVCAYGGSPIKDQIAELKKGAEIIVCTPGRMIDLLTANSGRVTNLKRVTYVVLDEADRMFDMGFEPQVMKIVNNIRPDRQTVLFSATFPKQMDSLARKILRKPLEITVGGRSVVAAEIEQIVEVRSEETKFNRLLEILGQMYNEDPECRTLVFVDRQEAADNLLRELMRKGYLCMSLHGGKDQVDRDSTIADFKSGVVPIVIATSVAARGLDVKQLKLVINYDCPNHMEDYVHRAGRTGRAGNKGTCVTFVTPEQERYSVDIYRALKASNVTVPKDLEDLSNGFLDKVKSGKAQAAGSGFGGKGLDRLDKERDAREKAERKAYGEPTGAEEEKISSAEEVAVKAVAASTDDMTFGNFKVEIKRGPAPDSSKGLLGVGGAVAAARRLAHAKEEEKIQSQMRAAEEAAARAGKDTAAHKQALSVVAKLNAQMRASKLVLQSQLQAEESGASRKANPDSTDFHAIIPINDYPQKARWRVTNKETMVQLIDMTGASVTNKGIYYEHGKEPPPEGPPKLHLLIESNEEFRVEQAVREIKRLLIEASAAALQAEMRNPTATMGRYSVL
- a CDS encoding Proteasome inhibitor PI31 subunit, producing the protein MPADILDPSAIISSLPTLLPPNSKSLTSPQDAIAALLHSALTALAFRLIAVDESSTGANLSSSVLPDHWNKSGPGNYTLKYRHDQSSLEFVVKLSKLGTRTLINAIALESDRVATLDICTNDFTSPSFYPYNLDAPDASPLVHGYISSNRVADLLSQLKLKIIQKLVPGLQKEGYTEETDSSAGSSSSANPPSRDPTAPRPRPESPPDAPGRYPYYPQSAIPRNPLEIGRRDLDPFPANPFAPPSLFPQHGGDGMFVGPEHPIFGIGRGDNSPLRGPWGGDGYLPPMGAPPGARFDPVGPGFPNRGPGPFGGPFSGSGRGRRPENPDNDEFMPPGMVSSKFIDIITFSTTLIGFQGDMFM